From the Luteolibacter arcticus genome, one window contains:
- a CDS encoding Tex family protein, with protein MSDVPTEAAAQHIATIAKETGISVTSVASTAKLLAEGATVPFISRYRKEATGSLDEVQIQAVRDRMVQLAELDSRRVSIIKSLEERNLLTPELKKKIDAASTMTVLEDIFAPFRPKRVTRATKAKEKGLEPLADWLLANQGAEPADEAAKFVNAEKEVPDANDALAGARDIIAERVADDAALRGRVRRIYEEEATVASKVMYGKDTDAEAAKFRDYFEWSEPFKSIPSHRMLAIRRGEKESFLIMRIEVPLERVSRIAEPEWVTGRGPAADQVKLAVDDGCKRLLMPSMETEMRLAGKKAADETAIRVFADNLRELLLASPLGRKRTLAIDPGFRTGCKTVVLDAQGALLHHTVLYATAGSNNQMYEAAVELAGLLTKYKVEAIAIGNGTAGRETEAFVKKLKLPSGIPVIMVNESGASIYSASDVAREEFPNEDLTVRGAVSIGRRLMDPLAELVKIDAKSIGVGQYQHDVDQRALKTSLDDTVISAVNAVGVELNTASKQLLAYVSGLNASLAENIVAFRTEHGGFSSRDELKKVPRLGEKAFEQAAGFLRIRDSKHPLDGSSVHPERYPLVERMAADVGCEVADLLTNETARKKIDLKQYVSGDVGLPTLQDIFAELSKPGRDPRAQFEHFSFAEGVEKPSDLKAGMKLPGIVTNVAAFGAFVDVGVHQDGLVHVSQLADHFIRDASEVVKVGQRVNVTVMEVDLPRNRISLSMKSKPDMEPRRAPAGGGGGGNDRGPRPDQRRDNRPQQGGGGGGNDWFSQALGQAKKK; from the coding sequence ATGTCTGACGTCCCGACCGAAGCTGCCGCGCAGCACATCGCCACCATTGCCAAGGAAACCGGCATCTCCGTGACCTCCGTCGCGTCCACTGCCAAGCTGCTCGCGGAAGGCGCGACGGTTCCTTTCATTTCCCGCTACCGCAAGGAGGCCACCGGATCGCTCGATGAAGTGCAGATTCAGGCCGTGCGCGACCGCATGGTGCAGCTTGCCGAACTCGATAGCCGCCGCGTTTCGATCATCAAGTCACTCGAGGAGCGCAACCTGCTCACCCCGGAACTGAAGAAGAAGATCGACGCCGCCAGCACCATGACGGTGCTGGAAGACATTTTCGCGCCCTTCCGCCCGAAGCGCGTCACTCGTGCGACGAAGGCGAAAGAAAAGGGCCTCGAGCCGCTCGCCGACTGGCTGCTCGCCAATCAGGGTGCCGAACCGGCCGACGAGGCCGCCAAATTCGTAAATGCCGAGAAGGAGGTCCCGGACGCCAATGACGCCCTCGCCGGAGCTCGCGACATCATCGCCGAGCGCGTGGCCGACGATGCCGCGCTGCGCGGCCGGGTCCGCCGGATTTACGAGGAAGAGGCGACCGTCGCCTCCAAGGTGATGTACGGAAAGGACACCGACGCCGAAGCCGCGAAGTTCCGCGACTACTTCGAGTGGAGCGAGCCCTTCAAATCCATCCCGTCCCACCGCATGCTGGCGATCCGACGCGGCGAGAAGGAAAGCTTCCTCATCATGCGGATCGAGGTTCCGCTGGAACGCGTCAGCCGCATCGCCGAGCCCGAATGGGTCACCGGCCGCGGCCCGGCTGCCGATCAGGTGAAGCTCGCCGTGGACGACGGTTGCAAGCGTCTGCTTATGCCCTCGATGGAGACCGAGATGCGCCTCGCTGGCAAGAAAGCCGCCGATGAAACCGCGATCCGCGTCTTCGCCGACAACCTCCGCGAGCTGCTGCTCGCCTCGCCACTCGGCCGCAAGCGCACCCTCGCCATCGACCCGGGCTTCCGCACCGGCTGCAAGACCGTGGTGCTCGATGCCCAGGGTGCGCTGCTTCATCACACCGTGCTCTACGCGACCGCGGGATCTAACAACCAGATGTATGAAGCCGCGGTAGAACTCGCCGGTCTTCTCACGAAATACAAGGTGGAAGCCATCGCGATCGGCAACGGCACCGCAGGCCGCGAGACCGAGGCCTTTGTGAAGAAGCTCAAGCTTCCGTCCGGCATCCCCGTCATCATGGTCAACGAGTCTGGTGCCTCGATCTACTCGGCCTCGGATGTTGCCCGCGAGGAGTTCCCCAACGAGGATCTCACCGTTCGTGGTGCCGTGTCCATCGGCCGCCGTCTGATGGATCCGCTCGCCGAACTGGTGAAGATCGACGCGAAGTCGATTGGCGTCGGCCAGTACCAGCACGATGTCGACCAGCGCGCGCTCAAGACCAGCCTCGATGACACCGTCATCAGTGCGGTGAACGCCGTCGGCGTGGAACTCAATACCGCGTCGAAGCAACTGCTCGCCTACGTCTCCGGCCTGAACGCTTCCCTTGCTGAAAATATCGTGGCCTTCCGCACCGAACACGGCGGCTTCTCCTCGCGCGATGAGTTGAAGAAGGTCCCGCGCCTCGGCGAGAAGGCCTTCGAACAGGCTGCCGGCTTCCTTCGCATCCGCGACAGCAAGCACCCGCTCGACGGCTCGTCGGTCCACCCGGAGCGCTATCCCTTGGTCGAGCGCATGGCTGCCGACGTCGGTTGCGAGGTCGCTGACTTGCTGACCAACGAGACGGCGCGCAAGAAGATCGACCTCAAGCAGTACGTCTCCGGTGACGTCGGATTGCCGACGCTCCAGGACATCTTCGCGGAACTCTCCAAGCCCGGCCGCGACCCGCGCGCGCAGTTCGAGCATTTCTCGTTCGCCGAGGGCGTCGAGAAGCCGTCCGACCTCAAGGCTGGGATGAAGCTGCCCGGCATCGTCACCAATGTCGCAGCCTTCGGAGCCTTCGTCGATGTGGGCGTCCACCAGGACGGCCTCGTTCACGTCAGCCAACTCGCCGACCACTTCATCCGTGATGCCAGCGAGGTCGTCAAAGTGGGCCAACGCGTCAACGTGACCGTCATGGAAGTCGATCTCCCGCGGAACCGCATCTCCCTCTCCATGAAGTCCAAGCCGGACATGGAGCCGCGCCGCGCCCCCGCAGGCGGCGGCGGTGGTGGCAATGATCGCGGCCCTCGTCCTGATCAGCGCCGCGACAACCGTCCGCAGCAGGGCGGGGGCGGTGGTGGCAATGACTGGTTCAGCCAGGCATTGGGTCAGGCGAAGAAGAAGTGA
- a CDS encoding GNAT family N-acetyltransferase, giving the protein MKTLARFLIRHASGRDATRIAGIQVRSCQAACQGLVPETKLRELDASRRALEWKDMLGTPCQQTVLVAMRGDRMAGFCTLSQSQDPDASSATAEISSFFVDPLAWGRGAGHELAEEVMDQAKRRGYSRITQWVIGANDRAKRFCESLGFAPDGSEKTEEISGCPVQELRYSKAL; this is encoded by the coding sequence GTGAAAACCCTCGCCCGATTTTTAATCCGTCACGCCTCCGGCCGCGACGCCACCCGGATCGCCGGAATTCAGGTCCGGTCCTGTCAGGCTGCCTGTCAGGGCTTGGTGCCTGAAACCAAGCTCCGGGAACTCGACGCATCGCGCCGGGCGTTGGAGTGGAAGGACATGCTGGGAACCCCTTGCCAGCAGACCGTATTGGTCGCGATGAGGGGCGACCGCATGGCCGGCTTCTGCACGCTGTCGCAGTCGCAGGATCCCGATGCGAGTTCCGCCACCGCCGAGATCAGTTCGTTCTTCGTCGATCCCCTTGCGTGGGGTCGTGGCGCCGGTCATGAGCTGGCGGAAGAAGTCATGGATCAGGCGAAACGCCGCGGTTATTCGCGGATCACCCAGTGGGTCATCGGCGCGAACGACCGGGCCAAGCGATTCTGCGAGAGCCTCGGCTTTGCTCCCGATGGATCGGAGAAAACCGAGGAGATCTCCGGCTGCCCGGTGCAAGAGTTGCGCTACTCCAAGGCCCTCTGA
- a CDS encoding ATP-binding cassette domain-containing protein: protein MAYLEIRELQTHFKKRAGSIFSPHVETIKAVDGVSLSIEKGEILGLVGESGCGKSTLSRTVMQLLRPTAGSIIMNGEDLAKLPSSEVRKRRLDFQMIFQDPYASLNPRMTIFATLAEAIKQRHPNVGGADLSARVAKLMETVGLDPRFQKKYPHEFSGGQRQRIAIARALAPEPKLVIADEPVSALDVSIQSQILNLLKKLRAELGLTMIFITHDLGVVRYLADRIVVMYKGKIVEEGEAEALFANPQNAYTKKLLAAIPKLAATA from the coding sequence GTGGCCTACCTCGAAATCCGCGAACTGCAGACCCACTTCAAAAAGCGCGCCGGCTCGATCTTTTCCCCGCACGTGGAGACGATCAAGGCGGTGGACGGGGTCAGCCTGTCGATCGAGAAGGGCGAAATTCTCGGTCTGGTCGGCGAATCCGGCTGCGGAAAGTCCACGCTTTCCCGCACCGTCATGCAGCTCCTGCGGCCGACGGCCGGGTCGATCATCATGAATGGCGAGGACCTCGCGAAACTGCCGTCGTCCGAGGTCCGCAAGCGCCGGCTGGACTTCCAGATGATCTTCCAGGACCCCTACGCCTCGCTGAACCCGCGGATGACGATTTTCGCGACGCTGGCCGAGGCGATCAAGCAGCGGCACCCGAATGTGGGCGGGGCCGATCTTTCCGCCCGGGTCGCCAAGCTGATGGAAACCGTGGGTCTCGACCCGCGTTTCCAGAAGAAATACCCGCACGAATTCTCCGGCGGCCAGCGCCAGCGCATCGCTATCGCCCGGGCCCTGGCTCCGGAACCGAAGCTGGTGATCGCGGACGAACCGGTGTCCGCGCTCGACGTCTCGATCCAGTCGCAAATCCTGAATCTGCTCAAAAAACTGCGCGCCGAGCTGGGACTGACGATGATTTTCATCACCCACGACCTCGGCGTCGTGCGCTACCTGGCCGACCGCATCGTGGTGATGTACAAGGGAAAAATCGTCGAGGAAGGCGAGGCCGAAGCGCTTTTCGCGAATCCGCAGAACGCCTACACGAAGAAGCTGCTGGCGGCGATTCCGAAACTGGCGGCGACGGCGTGA